A genomic segment from Triticum dicoccoides isolate Atlit2015 ecotype Zavitan chromosome 1A, WEW_v2.0, whole genome shotgun sequence encodes:
- the LOC119281844 gene encoding DNA replication complex GINS protein PSF1-like has translation MYARRASQLLKELDACEPGQLVVFNSDVFDQVIRECGEHNAQFQALIRKMVEQNLDIETTRNEDHYGAAIHHLSLLRNKRCLMAYMYNRAETIRSFRWKIGPVLPHEIQEKLNFSEKEYFRSHSSAIKSYISEMDIDLTVDMVPPKDPYIQVRVLEDIGEVSLGDHSVSLTKNSLHFLRRTDAEQFISQGLMEEFLE, from the exons atgTACGCGAGGCGCGCGTCGCAGCTGCTGAAGGAGCTCGACGCCTGCGAGCCCGGCCAGCTCGTGGTTTTCAAC AGTGATGTATTTGATCAGGTCATTAGAGAGTGCGGTGAGCACAATGCACAGTTTCAGGCATTGATCAG AAAAATGGTGGAGCAAAACTTAGACATTGAAACAACAAGAAACGAAGACCACTATGGTGCAGCTATCCACCATCTCTCGCTGCTCCGCAACAAAAGATGCCTCATGGCTTACAT GTACAACCGAGCAGAAACTATTCGGAGTTTTAGATGGAAAATTGGTCCTGTGCTTCCTCATGAAATACAAGAAAAGctcaatttttcagagaaagagtaCTTCAGAAGCCACTCTTCAGCCATTAAGTCTTATATCTCAGAGATGGATATAGATTTAACAGTG GACATGGTACCCCCCAAGGATCCTTATATCCAGGTTCGGGTGCTGGAGGACATTGGTGAAGTATCTCTTGGTGACCATTCCGTGTCATTGACAAAAAATTCACTCCATTTCCTTAGGCGCACAGATGCAGAACAATTTATATCACAG GGTCTCATGGAAGAATTTCTGGAGTAG